In Rana temporaria chromosome 3, aRanTem1.1, whole genome shotgun sequence, a single window of DNA contains:
- the LOC120931182 gene encoding protein ALP1-like, producing MASGSQYFNYKKYFSFVLMAVADANYCFTYIDIGSYGSSADSAIFGNSSFGQLLRTDGLDLPQNSPLPGTNGPPLPSVFVGDEAFALNTHLLRPYSGHNLNEDKRIFNYRLSRARRVVECAFGILANKWRVLHTPIVLNMQNAISAVKAACGLHNFVRQRDGLDYEEPVHETLERAHWTGVRGNTQGTHVREQYAAYFVSPEGQVPWQLNSI from the coding sequence ATGGCTAGTGGGAGCCAGTATTTCAATTATAAGAAATACTTTTCATTCGTCTTAATGGCTGTGGCTGATGCCAATTATTGCTTTACCTATATTGACATTGGTTCCTATGGAAGTAGTGCAGACTCAGCGATTTTTGGGAACTCCTCTTTTGGGCAATTACTTCGAACAGATGGTCTGGACCTTCCACAAAATAGTCCACTCCCGGGCACAAACGGCCCTCCCCTACCAAGTGTCTTTGTGGGTGATGAGGCTTTTGCTCTGAACACACACCTACTTCGGCCTTATTCAGGACATAATCTGAACGAAGACAAACGCATATTCAACTACCGGCTTAGCAGAGCACGCCGCGTAGTTGAGTGTGCTTTTGGAATTTTGGCGAACAAGTGGAGGGTTCTCCACACACCGATTGTCCTCAACATGCAAAATGCCATTAGTGCTGTAAAAGCGGCGTGTGGCTTGCACAATTTTGTCAGGCAGCGCGATGGTCTAGATTACGAGGAGCCAGTCCATGAGACTCTGGAAAGAGCTCATTGGACTGGTGTACGTGGGAACACACAGGGGACACATGTCCGTGAACAGTATGCGGCATACTTTGTCTCTCCTGAAGGGCAGGTCCCTTGGCAGCTCAATTCCATTTAA